One part of the Ornithorhynchus anatinus isolate Pmale09 chromosome 21, mOrnAna1.pri.v4, whole genome shotgun sequence genome encodes these proteins:
- the FAM222A gene encoding protein FAM222A → MLACLQRTQNPPAQRLACPSKALEPCKGEPAVSAASMPSPRYPSPAELDAYAQRVARSPLSVKIFPSHIRVPQHKHLSRTVNGYDTAGPRYSPYPPPAGAYQGLLAVVQAATAASSSAAPVGSKGAGPKGLVKSVEGRRTKLSPGSLAAGTAPYPAASTLGPAPGPAGPAAARGLALPPAGLPSVHSIIYQLNRQFQPPAGPHPSPAPRGSGAFPGAGGYAGAAAVLPDCRRGAELGAGAGPVLTLAPKPAAGYPDGGAPGTGLDYLLWQQQQQLRLFSGGSSGGGAAGSRSPEACAGGGGPGAALGRPGAPGGAGEQVSCSPLDCAGGPGPFPGAQFFGPAWNSILVTPDSDCYPPGPEPGPPGPPAPGLPSLPSRTGCNASALSSSLQSLEYLINDIHPPCIKEQMLGKGYETVAVPRLLDHQHAHIRLPVYR, encoded by the exons ATGCTGGCCTGCCTGCAGCGGACCCAGAACCCTCCCGCCCAGCGCCTCGCCTGCCCCAGCAAGGCCCTGGAGCCCTGCAAGG GCGAGCCGGCGGTGTCGGCGGCGTCCATGCCGTCCCCACGCTACCCGAGCCCGGCGGAGCTGGACGCCTACGCGCAGCGAGTGGCCCGCAGCCCGCTCAGCGTCAAGATCTTCCCCAGCCACATCCGCGTGCCGCAGCACAAGCACCTGAGCCGCACCGTCAACGGCTACGACACCGCCGGCCCCCGCTACAGCCCCTAcccgccgcccgccggggccTACCAGGGCCTGCTGGCCGTCGTGCAGGCCgccaccgccgcctcctcctccgccgcccccgtGGGCAGCAAGGGCGCGGGCCCCAAGGGCCTGGTGAAGAGCGTGGAGGGCAGACGGACTAAGCTGTCGCCCGGCAGCCTGGCGGCGGGCACGGCCCCCTATCCCGCGGCCAGCACTTTAGggccggcgcccggcccggccggcccggcggcCGCCCGCGGGCTGGCCCTGCCCCCGGCGGGCCTGCCCTCCGTCCACAGCATCATCTACCAGCTGAACCGGCAGTTCCAgccgcccgccggcccccaccccagcccggccccgcggggctccggggccttccccggggcggggggctacGCCGGGGCGGCGGCCGTGCTGCCCGACTGCCGCCGGGGAGCCGAGCTGGGCGCGGGGGCCGGCCCGGTCCTGACGCTGGCGCCCAAGCCCGCCGCGGGCTACCCGGACGGCGGTGCCCCCGGGACCGGCCTGGACTATCTgctctggcagcagcagcagcagctgcggtTGTTCAGCGGGGGCAgcagcgggggcggggcggccgggagCCGGTCGCCCGAGGCCTgcgccgggggcggcgggcccggggcggccctGGGGCGGCCAGGGgcccccggcggggccggcgAGCAGGTCAGCTGCTCGCCGCTGGACTgcgcgggcgggccgggccccttCCCCGGGGCCCAGTTCTTCGGCCCGGCCTGGAACAGCATCTTGGTGACCCCCGACAGCGACTGCTAcccgccggggccggagccggggccccccggccccccggcccccggcctgcccAGCCTGCCCAGCCGGACGGGCTGCAACGCGTCGGCGTTGAGCAGCAGCCTGCAGTCCTTGGAGTACCTCATCAACGACATCCACCCGCCCTGCATCAAGGAGCAGATGCTGGGCAAGGGCTACGAGACCGTGGCCGTGCCCCGCCTCCTGGACCACCAGCACGCCCACATCCGCCTGCCCGTCTACAGATAG